From Ignavibacteriales bacterium, a single genomic window includes:
- the ftcD gene encoding glutamate formimidoyltransferase: MKKIVECVPNFSEGRNKETIEAVAASIRAVDRVTLLNVEPDKDYNRTVVTFVGAPDAVVEAAYQATKAAARLIDMRSHKGEHPRIGAADVVPFVPVSNVTMDECVNLANEYGRRVSQDLKIPIFLYESAARTPERRNLATIRKGEYEGLEKKLKDPAWTPDYGGTQFNAQSGATVTGARKFLIAYNVNLNTPDANIAQEIALRIRESGRPLKNAAGEIVKNEKGESVKVPGTLKAVKAMGVFLERFHIAQVSINLTDYETTSPHAAFEEVRKQARSLGADVTGSEIIGLTPMNALLMAGRYFQAGDAKNRELSENELVDCAIQKLGLSQLEPFDPGKKIIEYML, from the coding sequence ATGAAGAAAATAGTTGAGTGCGTTCCAAATTTCAGCGAGGGGCGTAACAAAGAAACGATCGAAGCGGTTGCGGCGAGCATCCGCGCAGTCGATCGCGTCACGCTCTTGAATGTTGAGCCCGACAAAGACTACAATCGAACTGTTGTGACATTTGTCGGTGCACCCGATGCCGTCGTCGAAGCAGCGTACCAGGCAACAAAAGCAGCTGCGCGATTGATCGACATGCGCTCTCATAAGGGGGAACATCCGAGAATCGGAGCCGCGGACGTCGTTCCGTTTGTGCCCGTGTCCAATGTGACCATGGATGAATGTGTCAACCTGGCCAACGAGTACGGCAGACGAGTCTCGCAGGACCTCAAGATTCCGATTTTTCTGTACGAGTCTGCGGCGAGAACACCCGAACGAAGGAATCTCGCGACGATCCGAAAAGGAGAGTACGAGGGGCTGGAGAAAAAGCTGAAGGACCCGGCCTGGACACCGGACTACGGCGGCACACAGTTCAACGCGCAATCGGGCGCTACGGTGACCGGAGCCAGGAAATTCCTCATCGCCTACAATGTGAATCTGAATACCCCGGATGCGAATATTGCGCAGGAGATCGCACTCCGGATAAGAGAAAGCGGAAGGCCGCTCAAAAACGCTGCGGGCGAAATCGTAAAAAACGAGAAGGGGGAAAGCGTCAAAGTGCCGGGCACACTGAAGGCAGTGAAAGCCATGGGTGTGTTTCTCGAACGGTTCCATATCGCGCAGGTTTCGATCAACCTCACTGACTATGAAACCACGTCTCCTCATGCGGCGTTCGAAGAAGTGAGGAAACAGGCACGTTCCCTGGGGGCCGATGTTACAGGAAGCGAGATTATCGGCTTAACGCCGATGAACGCACTCCTGATGGCGGGGCGCTACTTCCAGGCCGGCGACGCGAAGAACCGTGAACTCTCGGAGAACGAGCTCGTCGATTGTGCCATACAGAAACTTGGCTTGAGCCAGCTCGAGCCGTTCGACCCAGGCAAAAAGATCATCGAGTATATGCTCTGA
- a CDS encoding methyltransferase domain-containing protein has product MDSQKYSKLIAQEARHWGEVRKDPKNPQIWHDSVLFDIFFGAEYRHLVETAVAFGPRILELGCGEGNLTLELASRGMQVTGIDLSPERIARARAKAVKVRLQNAPTFVIGDLNTMELHRGEFDCVVAHDSLHHILTLDRLCGEVNDSLRPGGRFLVIDYIGMGVFRRLVAGFLYAVLPTYQPYRTKWGLRKRFGAFLASEKTKRASLEDSASGTLHHDSPFEEITQSSMLHEIGDRFTILEQRTFCPFWFYLVAKIRMFPSLRHPMARLLKSLDDFIVRLHVAKGAYVWIHAQKPTTT; this is encoded by the coding sequence ATGGATTCCCAGAAATACAGCAAACTGATCGCCCAGGAAGCCCGGCACTGGGGTGAGGTCCGAAAGGACCCAAAAAACCCTCAAATCTGGCACGATTCGGTCCTTTTTGACATTTTCTTCGGTGCCGAATACCGACATCTTGTGGAGACCGCGGTTGCCTTTGGCCCGCGGATCCTTGAACTCGGATGCGGGGAAGGGAACCTGACCCTCGAACTTGCCTCCCGGGGCATGCAGGTCACCGGTATCGATTTGAGCCCGGAGCGGATAGCGCGAGCGCGCGCGAAAGCCGTGAAGGTTCGTCTCCAGAATGCTCCGACTTTCGTGATCGGGGATCTCAATACGATGGAATTGCATCGCGGAGAATTCGATTGCGTCGTGGCACACGACTCCTTGCACCATATCCTGACACTCGACAGGTTGTGCGGCGAAGTGAACGATTCGCTCCGACCCGGAGGGCGCTTCCTCGTCATAGACTACATCGGGATGGGAGTGTTCCGCCGGCTCGTGGCAGGATTTCTTTACGCCGTGCTTCCGACGTACCAACCGTACCGAACAAAATGGGGGTTGCGGAAACGTTTCGGAGCATTCCTTGCCTCAGAAAAGACAAAGCGTGCATCTCTCGAGGACTCGGCATCAGGCACGCTCCACCACGATTCCCCCTTCGAAGAGATTACACAATCTTCGATGCTTCATGAGATTGGAGATCGTTTCACCATTCTCGAACAGCGGACGTTCTGCCCATTCTGGTTCTACCTGGTCGCAAAGATCAGAATGTTCCCATCTCTGCGGCATCCGATGGCGCGACTGCTCAAATCGTTGGATGACTTCATCGTACGCCTCCACGTTGCCAAAGGCGCCTATGTCTGGATTCATGCACAGAAACCGACAACAACCTGA
- a CDS encoding Hpt domain-containing protein, with protein MQTPPRSDSDQLEQAVLERIRQLGLGTEPGFILDLIDSYAPLFQRLHASILDSLERRDRDTLHYAAHSLKGACLNVGAADLAAVARAIEEHSQKADFATIAQFLNNLDDQLKRTMSALSSISFRLSQQKPSL; from the coding sequence ATGCAGACGCCACCCCGATCTGATTCCGACCAACTCGAACAGGCCGTACTTGAACGCATCCGGCAATTAGGCCTTGGCACGGAGCCGGGCTTTATTCTCGATTTGATCGACTCCTATGCGCCTCTGTTTCAACGACTTCACGCTTCCATCCTGGACTCGCTTGAAAGAAGAGATCGGGACACATTGCATTACGCAGCGCACTCGCTGAAAGGCGCGTGCCTGAACGTCGGTGCAGCTGACCTGGCAGCTGTTGCACGGGCAATAGAGGAACACTCTCAAAAGGCGGACTTCGCCACAATAGCGCAGTTCCTCAATAACCTCGATGACCAATTGAAAAGGACGATGAGCGCCCTGTCATCAATCAGTTTCAGATTGTCTCAACAGAAACCATCTCTCTAA
- a CDS encoding PAS domain S-box protein, with product MKSRSAKKTPSRKKTPRATTRSPKKVAGLVKARRGQTAEYRELVENATDIIYRADSAGRFTYANPIALQTLGYSEKEIMGTHYLDLIVPEFRGKAEQFYKLQRSQGKPNTYYEFPVQTKSGDILWLGQNLQILVHDGKVAGFQAVARDITRRREAEEERDRFFGLSLDLLCITGFDGFFKRVNPSWQRILGFDEKRLLSEPFINFVHPDDRANTEMQFRTAIQGEHVIAFEARFSCLDGSFRWIEWNATKDSSQSIIYAAGRDITERKRTEELVRESEARFRTLVEAASLGIVLCDAAGSITLVNGLAQQLFGYSREEFLKLTIEDLVPARFRAAHVSQRSAFFGIPKNRPMGTGIEIIALRKDGSEFPADISLTYVKNKDTLVLALISDMTERRRIEEVIRESEARYRILAENTTDVISRQTLHGIYTYVSPACKTILGYDVEEMVGKPSFFFFHPDDLVKARIAQIKVTDLPDSFTLIHRARTKSGTYLWIESTNKTVRDESSGEIIDIVTISRDITVRKAAEENLAESERRLEQIIETVQSGITLSDEKGHFDVFNTAMEKLTGYSMAEANSSGDFSKLLYPDADDRQRALDGLKILLEQGHSPETESTILTKNAQKRTVLVTTDIVVFRGRKMFLSGFRDITERKKAEEELKGAKEAAEAATRAKSEFLAMMSHEIRTPMNSVIGMTDLLLQTTLNDEQRDFVETVRNSGDSLLTIINDILDFSKIESGKIDLEEAPLELSACIEEVLDLLSHKALQKGLDLLYWIDPQVPAFIVGDMTRIRQILINLVGNAIKFTERGEVSVSVKLGWKLGNQLELLFAVKDTGIGIPPDKLDRLFKAFSQVDSSTTRRFGGTGLGLAISMRLTQLMGGKIWAESEHERGSSFFFTIKTLTPPDELVLPKVFLRGKIPELSGKRILIVDDNSTNLMILRAQSEHWGMVARTTPSPQEAIQWVQQGDPYDIAILDMMMPGMNGVQLAKELRALRPKESLPLILLTSGGTTNAEIGAADLFFASVSKPIKQDQLFKMVIETLGGTRRSAHKTPAKPVERLGEKLPLSILIAEDNPANQKLLLRVLQQLGYAADLAENGLETLDALDKKRYDIIFMDVHMPEMDGMEASRVIVSRNVQRDRPIIVAVTADALQGDREKCIQAGMDDYITKPIRIADIQGVLERWAKTAKVRSSPPETSVYSPSSDFEQSMVERVHQLGLETDPDFVLELVESYAPLLKKQADAIRDGCSTQNVRNVHHAAHSLKGACLNIGANELAAVSRTIEDCAVNKDLTTAAQQLTTLDECLERTLASLEAVRIKLSKGSSSG from the coding sequence GTGAAATCACGCTCTGCAAAAAAAACTCCCTCCCGGAAGAAGACGCCTCGAGCAACCACACGATCCCCGAAAAAGGTCGCTGGGTTGGTCAAGGCACGACGTGGGCAAACAGCGGAATACCGCGAACTCGTCGAGAATGCCACCGATATTATCTATCGGGCTGACAGTGCAGGCCGTTTCACGTACGCAAATCCCATCGCCCTGCAGACCCTGGGCTATTCGGAAAAAGAGATCATGGGAACGCACTACCTCGACCTCATCGTCCCGGAATTCAGGGGCAAGGCCGAGCAGTTCTATAAGCTCCAGAGATCTCAGGGAAAACCCAACACATACTACGAGTTTCCTGTTCAGACCAAGTCAGGCGACATTCTCTGGCTTGGACAGAATCTCCAGATTCTCGTGCACGATGGAAAAGTCGCCGGGTTTCAGGCAGTGGCGCGTGATATTACGCGTCGCCGAGAAGCGGAAGAAGAACGCGACCGTTTCTTCGGCCTCTCACTCGATCTGCTCTGCATCACTGGATTCGACGGCTTCTTCAAACGCGTCAATCCATCCTGGCAACGAATCCTCGGATTCGATGAAAAGCGGCTGCTGAGTGAGCCGTTCATCAATTTTGTTCACCCTGACGATCGCGCTAACACGGAAATGCAGTTCCGCACGGCGATCCAGGGGGAACATGTGATCGCTTTCGAAGCGCGCTTCTCTTGTCTGGATGGATCCTTCAGATGGATCGAATGGAACGCAACAAAGGATTCGTCTCAGAGCATCATCTACGCAGCGGGTCGTGATATTACCGAGAGAAAACGAACCGAGGAGCTTGTCCGGGAAAGTGAAGCCCGGTTCCGCACTCTTGTGGAAGCGGCATCTCTCGGCATCGTTCTCTGCGATGCGGCCGGATCCATAACACTCGTGAATGGACTCGCACAGCAGCTCTTTGGGTATTCCCGTGAAGAATTCCTGAAACTCACGATCGAGGATCTTGTACCTGCCCGCTTTCGCGCTGCGCATGTCTCTCAGCGGTCCGCGTTCTTCGGCATTCCCAAGAACCGTCCCATGGGAACCGGGATTGAGATCATCGCTCTGAGAAAAGACGGCAGCGAATTTCCCGCCGACATATCTCTGACCTATGTCAAGAACAAAGACACTCTCGTTCTGGCACTCATCTCCGATATGACTGAACGACGCCGTATCGAGGAAGTAATCCGGGAAAGCGAAGCCCGTTACCGGATCCTCGCCGAAAACACCACGGATGTCATTTCCCGCCAGACGCTGCATGGCATCTACACCTACGTCTCTCCGGCGTGCAAAACCATCCTGGGATATGATGTGGAGGAGATGGTTGGAAAGCCGTCTTTCTTTTTCTTCCATCCTGACGATCTCGTCAAGGCCCGGATCGCTCAAATCAAGGTCACCGATTTACCGGACTCATTCACGCTTATCCATCGGGCCAGGACGAAGAGTGGGACGTATCTCTGGATTGAATCGACGAACAAAACCGTGCGGGATGAGTCGTCGGGAGAGATCATTGATATCGTTACGATCTCCCGCGACATCACCGTCCGCAAGGCCGCTGAAGAGAATCTTGCGGAGAGCGAGCGGAGGCTGGAGCAGATCATTGAAACGGTTCAGTCCGGCATAACGCTGAGCGACGAAAAGGGCCATTTTGATGTTTTCAATACGGCAATGGAGAAGTTGACTGGATATTCCATGGCAGAGGCCAACTCCAGCGGCGATTTCTCAAAGCTCCTGTACCCCGACGCAGACGATCGTCAGCGGGCACTCGACGGACTGAAGATCCTGCTCGAGCAAGGACACTCGCCGGAGACAGAGTCCACCATTCTTACCAAGAACGCGCAGAAGCGAACTGTGCTCGTCACGACCGATATCGTGGTGTTCAGGGGCCGGAAGATGTTTCTCAGCGGATTCAGAGACATCACCGAACGCAAGAAAGCTGAAGAAGAACTGAAGGGAGCGAAGGAGGCAGCCGAGGCGGCAACGCGGGCAAAATCCGAATTCCTGGCGATGATGAGCCACGAGATCAGAACGCCGATGAACAGCGTCATCGGAATGACGGACTTGCTGCTTCAGACTACGCTCAACGACGAACAACGGGATTTTGTTGAAACGGTCCGGAACAGCGGCGACTCGCTCCTCACAATCATCAATGACATCCTCGATTTCTCCAAGATCGAGTCAGGCAAGATCGATCTCGAGGAAGCCCCACTTGAATTAAGTGCGTGCATCGAAGAGGTTCTCGACCTCCTCTCACACAAGGCTCTGCAGAAGGGGCTCGACCTCCTCTACTGGATCGATCCTCAGGTCCCGGCGTTCATTGTCGGCGACATGACCCGCATCCGCCAGATCCTGATCAACCTTGTCGGGAATGCCATCAAGTTCACGGAACGCGGGGAAGTATCGGTGAGCGTGAAGCTCGGCTGGAAGCTGGGCAATCAGTTGGAACTGCTGTTCGCTGTCAAGGACACGGGCATCGGAATCCCGCCGGACAAGCTCGACCGACTCTTCAAAGCCTTCTCGCAGGTGGATTCGTCAACGACCCGGAGGTTCGGAGGAACAGGGCTTGGGCTGGCCATCTCCATGCGTCTTACGCAGCTCATGGGAGGGAAGATCTGGGCCGAGAGCGAACATGAAAGAGGTTCCTCGTTTTTCTTCACCATCAAGACGCTCACGCCTCCCGACGAACTCGTGCTTCCCAAAGTATTCCTCAGAGGAAAGATACCCGAACTGAGCGGCAAGCGGATCCTGATTGTGGATGACAATAGCACGAATCTCATGATTCTTCGCGCGCAAAGCGAGCATTGGGGAATGGTTGCACGAACAACCCCTTCCCCTCAGGAGGCAATTCAATGGGTTCAGCAGGGTGATCCGTATGATATCGCCATTCTGGATATGATGATGCCGGGGATGAACGGCGTCCAGCTGGCCAAAGAACTCCGGGCGCTGCGGCCGAAGGAATCTCTCCCCCTGATTCTTCTCACATCAGGAGGAACCACAAATGCAGAGATTGGTGCCGCGGATCTCTTTTTCGCGTCAGTGTCAAAACCGATCAAGCAAGATCAGTTGTTCAAGATGGTGATAGAGACTCTCGGTGGGACGAGACGATCAGCCCACAAGACCCCGGCAAAGCCTGTCGAACGTCTTGGAGAAAAGCTGCCGTTGAGCATTCTGATCGCCGAAGACAATCCGGCCAATCAGAAACTGTTGCTTCGGGTACTGCAACAGTTGGGATACGCTGCGGATTTGGCAGAAAACGGCTTGGAAACCCTTGACGCGCTCGACAAGAAACGATACGACATCATCTTCATGGATGTCCATATGCCGGAGATGGACGGCATGGAAGCAAGCCGCGTGATCGTCAGCAGGAATGTCCAGCGGGATCGCCCCATTATCGTTGCGGTCACGGCTGACGCACTGCAGGGAGACCGGGAAAAATGTATCCAGGCAGGTATGGACGACTATATTACGAAACCGATTCGAATTGCGGATATTCAAGGCGTACTCGAACGATGGGCAAAAACAGCCAAGGTGAGGTCGTCGCCCCCGGAGACATCGGTCTATTCTCCATCATCGGACTTTGAACAATCGATGGTCGAGCGGGTGCATCAATTGGGATTGGAGACCGATCCTGATTTTGTACTCGAACTTGTCGAATCCTACGCTCCCCTCCTCAAGAAACAAGCGGATGCAATCCGGGATGGGTGTTCAACACAAAATGTAAGAAATGTGCACCATGCTGCTCACTCACTCAAGGGTGCATGCCTGAATATTGGCGCGAACGAACTGGCCGCCGTGTCCCGGACAATTGAAGATTGTGCCGTAAACAAGGATCTGACGACCGCCGCGCAACAACTGACAACACTCGATGAGTGTTTGGAAAGGACGTTGGCCTCACTCGAAGCTGTCAGAATCAAGCTCTCCAAAGGATCTTCATCCGGCTGA
- the hutU gene encoding urocanate hydratase, translating to MKKKTVSPPHRKVHAPRGTTLSCKGWIQEAALRLLMNNLDPEVAEKPAELIVYGGTGKAARNWACYDAIISSLKALEDDETLLVQSGKPVGVFKTHTNAPRVLISNSMLVPKWATWDEFRRLEALGLTMYGQMTAGSWIYIGSQGILQGTYETFAECGVRHFRGSLAGKFLLTAGLGGMGGAQPLAATMNGAACLVVEVDPDRIQRRLKTSYLDTMSDNLDDALTQIRAAKERKLPLSVGLLGNAADIIPRIADGKFLPDIVTDQTSAHDTLNGYVPAGMPYAKALALRKKDPERYAALAKASIVAHVKGLLKLQKKGSIVFDYGNNIRGEAQANGLKNAFAIPGFVPEYIRPLFCDGKGPFRWVALSGDPEDIYRTDRAILETFPENKRLCNWIEKAQNQISFQGLPARICWLGYGERAKMGKIFNDLVANGEVKAPIVIGRDHLDCGSVASPNRETELMKDGSDAIADWPILNALLNAVGGASWVSVHHGGGVGIGLSIHAGMVVVCDGTKEAAQRLQRVLTYDPGMGVIRHSDAGYERAIRNAKTWDIKIPMMP from the coding sequence ATGAAAAAGAAGACGGTATCCCCTCCCCATCGCAAAGTGCACGCGCCGCGCGGGACAACGCTGAGCTGCAAAGGATGGATACAGGAAGCAGCGCTTCGGTTGCTGATGAACAATCTGGATCCCGAAGTTGCCGAAAAACCGGCTGAACTCATCGTGTACGGCGGAACCGGAAAAGCCGCGAGGAACTGGGCTTGTTACGATGCTATTATCTCAAGTCTCAAAGCCCTTGAAGACGACGAAACGCTTCTTGTTCAATCGGGAAAGCCTGTCGGAGTTTTCAAGACGCATACAAATGCTCCACGCGTCCTCATCAGCAATTCAATGCTCGTCCCGAAGTGGGCCACATGGGATGAATTCCGTAGGCTGGAGGCTCTCGGCCTGACGATGTACGGCCAGATGACTGCCGGGAGCTGGATTTATATCGGCAGCCAGGGCATTCTCCAGGGGACCTACGAAACGTTTGCGGAGTGCGGAGTCCGGCATTTTCGGGGATCTCTCGCGGGCAAGTTCCTCTTGACGGCTGGTCTCGGCGGCATGGGAGGAGCTCAGCCGCTCGCGGCTACGATGAACGGCGCAGCATGCCTCGTTGTGGAGGTCGATCCCGATCGCATCCAGCGGCGATTGAAGACGAGCTATCTGGATACAATGTCGGACAATTTGGACGACGCACTGACGCAGATTCGTGCTGCGAAAGAAAGAAAACTTCCTCTCTCCGTCGGATTGCTGGGCAACGCCGCAGACATCATCCCCAGAATCGCCGACGGGAAATTCCTGCCGGACATCGTCACTGATCAGACCTCGGCGCATGATACGCTCAACGGATATGTTCCCGCGGGTATGCCGTATGCGAAAGCCCTCGCGCTCCGGAAAAAGGACCCTGAACGCTATGCGGCACTGGCGAAAGCATCGATCGTCGCCCACGTGAAAGGCTTGCTGAAGCTTCAGAAGAAAGGGTCGATCGTGTTCGACTATGGTAACAACATTCGCGGCGAGGCACAGGCAAACGGGTTGAAGAATGCATTCGCAATTCCCGGCTTCGTGCCCGAGTACATCAGACCGCTGTTTTGTGACGGCAAAGGTCCGTTTCGATGGGTCGCGTTGTCGGGAGATCCGGAAGATATCTATCGAACAGACAGGGCAATTCTGGAGACGTTCCCCGAAAACAAGCGACTCTGCAATTGGATTGAGAAAGCACAGAACCAAATCTCCTTCCAAGGCCTGCCGGCGCGCATCTGCTGGTTAGGATACGGCGAACGGGCGAAGATGGGAAAGATTTTCAATGACCTCGTGGCGAACGGAGAAGTGAAGGCCCCAATCGTGATCGGGCGGGACCATCTCGACTGCGGGAGCGTTGCCTCGCCAAACCGTGAGACCGAGCTCATGAAAGACGGCAGCGATGCGATCGCCGATTGGCCCATTCTCAACGCTCTGCTCAACGCCGTCGGGGGCGCAAGCTGGGTGAGCGTCCATCACGGCGGCGGCGTCGGCATCGGCTTGTCGATCCATGCAGGGATGGTCGTCGTCTGTGACGGCACGAAAGAAGCGGCGCAGCGGCTCCAACGCGTATTGACCTACGACCCCGGTATGGGTGTAATTCGCCACTCTGATGCCGGATATGAACGAGCGATCAGGAACGCCAAAACGTGGGACATCAAGATCCCGATGATGCCATAA
- a CDS encoding cyclodeaminase/cyclohydrolase family protein, translating to MLTEKTVTQFLDELASNSPAPGGGSVAALAGAAGAALASMVCNLTIGKKKYADVQDEMAAVLQHTEAMRKELTILIDRDTEAFNAVMTAYGLPKVTEQEQAVRTAAIQEATKSATLIPLQVMNVCEQVMGFVLTVAQNGNKNSASDAGVAALMLRAGCAGAALNVRINLGGLTDAGFVQQISEQYKGIMANVENGTRDVLSAVDQSIRGN from the coding sequence ATGTTGACCGAAAAAACCGTAACACAATTCCTCGATGAACTTGCATCGAATTCACCCGCCCCAGGCGGCGGGAGTGTCGCAGCCCTCGCCGGTGCCGCCGGCGCGGCGCTTGCCTCGATGGTATGCAATCTGACAATCGGGAAGAAGAAATATGCCGACGTGCAAGACGAGATGGCGGCAGTGCTTCAGCACACCGAAGCAATGAGAAAAGAACTCACGATTCTCATCGACCGGGACACCGAGGCGTTCAATGCCGTGATGACGGCATACGGGCTGCCCAAAGTGACAGAACAGGAACAGGCGGTACGAACAGCGGCAATTCAGGAAGCGACGAAATCGGCGACGTTGATTCCGTTGCAGGTCATGAACGTGTGCGAACAGGTGATGGGCTTCGTGCTGACTGTTGCGCAGAATGGAAACAAAAATTCGGCCTCCGACGCCGGCGTCGCAGCACTCATGCTGCGTGCAGGCTGTGCCGGAGCGGCGCTCAATGTTCGTATCAACCTTGGGGGATTGACTGACGCAGGGTTTGTTCAGCAGATCTCGGAGCAATACAAAGGGATCATGGCGAACGTCGAAAACGGGACTCGCGATGTCCTTTCCGCAGTGGATCAGTCAATACGCGGGAATTGA
- a CDS encoding 2-dehydropantoate 2-reductase — MRFVILGTGGIGGYFGARLALAGEDVWFIARGSHLDAMKRRGLQITSTVGTFTVPPGKMTDEVHSIGAADVVLFCVKSYDTESAARQLSPILRDDSLIIPLQNGIDNEEKIRKTITRGDVYGGVAYISSRISAPGEITEVGGFQRIVFGPQERKANAHAQAVHETMLRAGIKSQLQDDITKELWRKLIFIASMGSLTALSRLTHGEILDNQRTVGLMFDAMREVQSVAWKLGVDVEPVDEARVLEGLKRFSDDTRSSMYFDLVAGKPMEIEALNGTIVRLGEQLGVPTPIHRVIYSTLLPHHLKHSKEQASR, encoded by the coding sequence ATGCGTTTCGTCATCTTGGGCACAGGTGGTATTGGCGGATATTTTGGAGCGCGGCTTGCCCTGGCAGGCGAAGACGTCTGGTTCATCGCCCGCGGCAGTCATCTCGACGCCATGAAACGGCGCGGGCTTCAGATCACATCGACTGTCGGGACGTTCACCGTCCCACCGGGGAAAATGACCGACGAGGTTCATTCGATCGGCGCGGCTGACGTCGTCCTCTTCTGCGTCAAGTCGTACGATACGGAGTCGGCAGCGCGTCAGCTCTCGCCGATCCTGCGTGATGACTCGCTTATCATACCTCTCCAGAACGGAATCGACAACGAAGAGAAGATCAGGAAGACTATCACACGGGGAGACGTCTACGGCGGGGTCGCATACATTTCCTCCCGGATCTCCGCTCCTGGCGAGATCACTGAAGTCGGAGGTTTCCAGCGAATCGTCTTCGGGCCGCAGGAGCGAAAAGCGAATGCTCACGCCCAAGCTGTTCACGAAACGATGCTCCGCGCCGGTATCAAGTCGCAGCTGCAGGACGACATCACGAAGGAGCTCTGGAGAAAGCTGATCTTCATCGCGTCGATGGGGTCGCTGACGGCATTGTCCCGGCTGACACACGGAGAAATCCTGGACAACCAGCGAACGGTAGGCCTGATGTTCGATGCGATGCGAGAGGTTCAATCGGTTGCCTGGAAGCTCGGTGTCGATGTCGAACCGGTGGATGAAGCTCGCGTGCTGGAGGGATTGAAACGATTCAGCGATGATACCCGGTCGTCAATGTACTTCGATCTCGTTGCAGGAAAGCCGATGGAAATCGAAGCGCTCAACGGAACGATTGTTCGACTCGGTGAACAGCTCGGCGTTCCGACACCGATCCATCGGGTCATCTATTCGACACTGCTCCCCCACCATCTCAAACACTCCAAAGAACAGGCTTCGCGGTAG
- the hutI gene encoding imidazolonepropionase gives MQLLISNLRQLVTVRSEGRPCKTGTDMRDLGVIENASVLVENGVITWIGSAADFTNTLEPDADTLDGSSYVALPGFVDSHTHAVFGGSRENEFAMRAEGKTYQDIAAQGGGILSSVMATRAATKKELKKAASKHLDEMMKQGTTAVEIKSGYALSEDGEIKMLEAITELADEHLITIRSTFLGAHAVPPEFRERRNEYIDLLCNRMMPHIAKRKLAHFCDVFCEVGYFSLEESRRILEHARGHGLGLKLHSDEFNSIGGTQLATELQALSVDHLEHVSDDAIAAFRGSRTVAVLLPGVSFFLRNPYAPARKLIDAGVPVAIASDFNPGSCMSFSMPLMMTIACTQMSMTPEEAITAVTLNGAAAMGISDQVGSLEIGKRADIILYEIPNYRYLAYHFGTNLAAKIIKNGTILEFS, from the coding sequence ATGCAGCTCTTGATAAGCAACCTCAGACAACTCGTCACGGTTCGAAGCGAAGGAAGACCCTGCAAGACGGGGACCGATATGCGTGACCTCGGCGTCATCGAGAATGCTTCCGTGCTCGTCGAGAATGGCGTGATCACATGGATCGGCAGCGCAGCGGATTTCACCAACACGCTGGAACCCGACGCGGACACGCTTGACGGCTCCTCGTATGTGGCCCTCCCAGGTTTCGTAGATTCGCATACGCATGCGGTCTTCGGCGGCAGCCGGGAGAACGAGTTTGCGATGCGCGCAGAAGGAAAAACCTACCAGGACATCGCAGCGCAGGGGGGCGGGATTCTCAGCAGCGTCATGGCCACTCGTGCGGCAACAAAGAAGGAGCTGAAGAAGGCGGCGAGCAAGCATCTCGATGAAATGATGAAGCAAGGGACTACAGCTGTTGAAATAAAGTCCGGATACGCCCTCAGCGAAGATGGAGAGATCAAGATGCTGGAGGCGATTACGGAACTTGCCGATGAGCATCTCATAACAATCCGCTCGACCTTCCTCGGCGCGCACGCCGTGCCTCCGGAGTTCAGAGAACGGCGCAATGAGTATATCGACCTTCTCTGCAATCGGATGATGCCGCACATTGCCAAACGGAAGTTGGCTCACTTCTGCGATGTGTTTTGCGAAGTGGGTTACTTTTCCCTGGAGGAGTCGAGGAGGATTCTCGAGCACGCCAGGGGCCATGGCCTTGGCCTGAAGCTTCATTCCGATGAATTCAACTCGATCGGCGGAACGCAGCTGGCGACCGAACTTCAGGCGCTCTCGGTAGACCATCTTGAGCACGTCTCGGATGATGCCATCGCAGCGTTTCGCGGCAGCCGCACGGTTGCCGTCCTGCTCCCCGGCGTTTCCTTCTTCCTCAGAAATCCTTACGCTCCCGCGAGAAAGCTCATCGACGCGGGGGTTCCGGTGGCAATCGCCTCCGATTTCAACCCGGGATCGTGCATGTCATTCTCCATGCCGCTGATGATGACCATCGCGTGCACACAGATGTCCATGACCCCCGAGGAGGCAATTACAGCTGTTACGCTCAATGGAGCCGCCGCGATGGGGATTTCGGACCAGGTTGGAAGCCTCGAAATCGGGAAACGTGCGGACATTATTCTTTACGAAATCCCCAACTATCGCTATCTTGCCTATCACTTCGGAACGAATCTGGCTGCAAAAATCATCAAGAATGGAACAATTCTCGAATTCTCATGA